A genomic segment from Peribacillus sp. ACCC06369 encodes:
- a CDS encoding UDP-N-acetylmuramoyl-L-alanyl-D-glutamate--2,6-diaminopimelate ligase: MILKDIMNEEINWDLPKDIEDISITGVTDNSKEIKNGYLFVAVNGYKADGHNYIKDAIRLGASVVIGERDIKGLDVPYLRVGNSRKALGTIAKRFYGDPSIKKIMIGITGTNGKTTTSYMLQQILEENGVTCSVIGTIQHIINGNKVDSHNTTPGTMELNSLLAASKDMVVIMEVSSHGLAQYRLEGIEFDFCVFTNLYHDHLDFHGTMEDYFLAKLLLFEKLKPNGLAIINGDDFWGEKLQEYLREKNVSTYVFGKSNRFDLTITNYNTATTPFILLNEHHDFVKIELPLPGLHNLYNATAAYSIAKMFPIKKEEILMSLKQFSGVPGRFEMYKKEDGPTIVIDYAHTADAIHHMLQTAKECGAEKIFHIFGFRGGRDTTKRAEMVKVSSEHSDVSILTMDDLNSEGIDVMETSLNKLQSDYSSGNGKVIPDRTFAIQEAIHAGKEGDWIIITGKGIERYEQNFGLPTISDKETVLYLQNKDQGDFIGYFDQ; encoded by the coding sequence ATGATCCTTAAAGACATAATGAATGAAGAAATAAACTGGGATTTGCCGAAGGACATTGAAGATATATCCATCACAGGGGTAACCGATAATTCTAAAGAAATAAAAAATGGATACCTTTTTGTTGCCGTAAACGGATATAAGGCCGATGGCCATAATTACATTAAAGATGCAATACGTCTAGGGGCATCGGTTGTAATAGGCGAACGTGATATTAAGGGATTGGATGTTCCTTATCTACGTGTGGGGAACAGTCGAAAAGCGTTAGGAACAATCGCGAAAAGGTTTTACGGGGACCCCAGCATTAAAAAAATAATGATAGGAATTACGGGTACAAATGGAAAAACCACAACAAGCTATATGCTTCAACAAATATTAGAAGAGAATGGGGTAACCTGTTCCGTCATTGGGACAATACAGCATATTATCAATGGAAACAAAGTCGATTCCCATAATACGACTCCAGGTACCATGGAATTGAATTCCTTGCTGGCTGCCAGTAAGGACATGGTTGTCATTATGGAAGTGTCTTCGCATGGTTTAGCTCAATATCGTTTAGAAGGAATTGAATTTGATTTCTGTGTCTTCACGAATTTATATCATGACCATCTCGACTTCCACGGTACGATGGAGGATTATTTCCTGGCTAAATTACTGCTTTTTGAAAAATTGAAACCCAATGGTCTTGCGATTATTAATGGAGATGATTTCTGGGGAGAAAAACTACAAGAATACTTACGGGAGAAAAATGTCAGTACCTATGTATTTGGAAAATCCAATCGCTTCGATTTAACGATCACCAATTATAATACCGCAACGACCCCCTTTATTTTATTGAATGAGCATCATGACTTTGTGAAAATTGAATTACCATTACCTGGACTTCATAATTTATATAACGCAACCGCAGCGTATTCCATAGCGAAGATGTTTCCGATCAAAAAAGAGGAAATTCTCATGTCACTAAAACAATTTTCTGGTGTGCCAGGAAGATTTGAAATGTATAAGAAAGAAGATGGACCGACAATAGTCATCGATTATGCTCATACTGCTGATGCCATTCATCACATGCTTCAAACTGCCAAAGAATGCGGGGCGGAAAAGATTTTTCATATCTTTGGTTTCCGGGGTGGTCGAGATACAACCAAAAGGGCAGAAATGGTTAAAGTATCATCGGAACATAGTGATGTATCGATTTTGACGATGGATGATTTGAATTCGGAGGGAATTGATGTGATGGAAACGTCACTCAATAAACTGCAAAGCGATTACTCTTCTGGGAATGGGAAGGTTATTCCAGATAGGACTTTTGCCATCCAGGAGGCGATACACGCAGGTAAGGAAGGGGATTGGATTATCATTACAGGAAAAGGTATAGAGAGGTATGAACAAAATTTCGGATTGCCTACTATTTCTGACAAAGAAACGGTATTATATCTACAAAATAAAGACCAAGGAGATTTTATCGGTTATTTTGATCAATAA
- a CDS encoding IS3 family transposase (programmed frameshift), translated as MAKFTAQQKIQAVQRYIEGTEGQASIAKSIGVTSGVLITWIRQYQYHGESAFVKRYTTYTVEDKLKVLEYMNLQGTSLRETAAVFNIPAPSTLLLWQKQCEAEGVDALKPKKKGRPSMKKETKKPLAEGSLEALKAENERLRAENAYFKKVESLSSGKRSVRTQEKAKVVYELRGEFNLKLLLSVANIARSTYYYWRNAFGRQDKYVEIKSVIEEIFQTNRGRYGYRRITLELHNRGIVINHKTVLRLMNELGLKCLVRLKKYRSYKGKVGKIAPNILERNFKATKPNEKWVTDVTEFHLKGEKLYLSPILDLFNGEIIAYNIESRPIYPLVSKMLDQAIMRLESEDSPILHSDQGWHYQMKPYSHTLKTHAITQSMSRKGNCLDNAVMENFFGLLKSELLYLQKFDSMKHFKQELEDYIYYYNHQRIKVKLKGMSPVDYRVHALKVA; from the exons ATGGCCAAATTTACAGCACAACAGAAAATACAAGCCGTACAGAGATATATTGAAGGTACAGAGGGACAGGCAAGCATAGCTAAATCTATTGGTGTTACTTCTGGAGTATTAATCACTTGGATTCGACAGTACCAATATCATGGAGAGAGTGCATTTGTAAAACGCTATACAACTTATACGGTAGAAGATAAACTGAAAGTACTTGAATATATGAACTTACAGGGGACGTCTCTCCGTGAAACTGCTGCGGTTTTCAATATTCCGGCACCTTCTACCCTATTACTTTGGCAAAAACAATGTGAAGCGGAAGGAGTAGACGCCCTCAAACCAAAGAAAAAGGGGCGTCCATCCATGAAAAAAGAAACGAAGAAACCACTAGCAGAAGGATCATTAGAGGCATTAAAGGCTGAAAATGAGCGTTTGCGTGCGGAGAATGCCTATT TTAAAAAAGTTGAAAGCCTTAGTTCAGGAAAGAGAAGTGTCAGAACGCAAGAAAAAGCGAAAGTAGTGTACGAACTAAGGGGAGAATTTAATTTAAAGCTACTTCTATCTGTCGCGAATATCGCACGGAGCACCTATTATTATTGGAGAAACGCCTTCGGGCGTCAGGATAAATACGTGGAGATAAAGTCTGTCATCGAAGAGATATTTCAGACGAATAGAGGGAGATATGGATATCGACGTATCACCTTAGAATTACATAATCGGGGCATTGTGATTAACCATAAAACGGTGCTTCGATTGATGAATGAGCTGGGGTTAAAGTGTCTGGTACGTTTGAAGAAATACCGTTCGTACAAAGGCAAGGTTGGAAAGATTGCACCCAATATTCTCGAGCGTAATTTTAAAGCAACAAAGCCAAATGAAAAATGGGTCACTGATGTGACGGAATTTCATCTAAAAGGTGAGAAGTTGTACTTATCGCCCATTCTTGATTTATTTAATGGAGAAATCATCGCCTACAATATCGAATCACGTCCTATTTACCCTTTAGTCTCCAAGATGTTAGACCAAGCCATAATGCGATTGGAATCGGAAGATTCACCCATCCTTCATTCGGATCAAGGCTGGCACTACCAAATGAAACCCTATTCACATACCTTGAAGACACATGCGATTACACAAAGCATGTCTCGGAAGGGAAATTGTCTCGACAACGCTGTCATGGAAAACTTCTTTGGCTTATTAAAATCCGAATTGCTTTATTTACAGAAGTTCGACAGCATGAAGCATTTCAAACAAGAATTAGAAGATTATATTTATTATTACAATCACCAACGAATTAAGGTGAAATTAAAAGGCATGAGCCCGGTTGATTACCGGGTTCATGCCCTCAAGGTTGCCTAA
- a CDS encoding MFS transporter, whose protein sequence is MEKNTSLPLSNKEQNIFKNRVFQAIIFSGLFLQIGIWVRNFAVLLFVMEKTNGDAFAISMISVAEFAPIFIFSFIGGTFADRWSPKKTMVWCDILSAISVFAVLIALIFGSWKMVFFATLISAILSQFSQPSGMKLFKMHLPESQIQTGMSVYQTVFAVFMVLGPILGTFAYQSFGINISIGITGLAFLLSAGALAFLPKDRELNVETAKTTLWQEMKSGVSYVLRKKELSLLGLCFLAAGLGLGFIQPLSIFLVTEQLHLPKENLQWLFMVNGFGMILGGAGVMIFAKKVAPQRLLALGMLVNAIGLAVMGLSTNLWITLTAEFFNGLMLPCIQIGINTLILQRTEGEFIGRVNGILSPLFTGSMVLTMSAAGVLKEQFSLVAIFETAAFFFILGMVFILPLYNQKAETQTLETH, encoded by the coding sequence TTGGAAAAAAACACATCTTTACCATTAAGTAATAAGGAACAGAACATATTTAAAAATCGTGTTTTTCAGGCCATTATCTTTTCAGGCTTGTTTTTACAAATAGGAATCTGGGTACGAAATTTTGCCGTTTTGTTATTCGTCATGGAAAAGACAAACGGTGATGCCTTTGCCATTTCCATGATTTCAGTAGCGGAATTCGCACCAATTTTCATTTTTTCATTTATTGGTGGAACTTTTGCTGACCGCTGGAGTCCGAAAAAAACGATGGTTTGGTGTGATATTTTAAGTGCAATATCCGTTTTTGCTGTGCTTATCGCACTTATCTTCGGTAGTTGGAAAATGGTGTTTTTTGCAACGTTGATTTCGGCGATACTTTCTCAATTTTCTCAGCCATCAGGCATGAAGCTATTTAAGATGCACTTACCAGAAAGTCAAATTCAGACAGGGATGTCAGTTTATCAGACCGTCTTCGCAGTATTTATGGTTCTAGGTCCGATTCTCGGTACATTTGCCTACCAATCATTCGGAATCAATATCTCGATTGGAATCACCGGCCTGGCGTTTTTACTTTCAGCTGGAGCACTCGCTTTCCTTCCAAAAGATCGCGAACTGAATGTAGAAACCGCAAAAACAACATTATGGCAAGAAATGAAAAGCGGAGTGAGCTACGTGTTGCGAAAAAAAGAACTAAGTCTGCTTGGTTTATGTTTTTTAGCCGCCGGGCTCGGACTGGGTTTCATTCAACCGCTTTCGATATTCCTTGTTACCGAACAACTCCACCTGCCTAAGGAAAACCTCCAATGGTTATTTATGGTGAATGGGTTCGGTATGATTTTAGGCGGAGCTGGTGTGATGATTTTTGCCAAAAAGGTGGCACCTCAGAGATTATTAGCTTTAGGAATGCTTGTGAATGCCATTGGATTGGCTGTAATGGGGCTGTCAACAAATCTTTGGATAACACTTACTGCCGAGTTCTTTAATGGGTTGATGCTGCCTTGTATTCAAATAGGGATCAATACATTGATATTGCAGAGGACAGAAGGCGAGTTCATTGGAAGGGTCAATGGAATCTTAAGCCCATTATTCACGGGTTCGATGGTTTTGACTATGAGTGCGGCAGGCGTGTTGAAGGAGCAATTTTCACTCGTCGCCATTTTTGAAACCGCGGCATTCTTTTTTATTCTAGGTATGGTTTTCATTTTGCCATTGTACAATCAAAAGGCGGAAACACAAACCCTGGAAACTCACTAA